The window GCGGCCATCAACTCCATGTTGGACCAGATCAACTCCTGTCTAGACCACCTGGAGGAGAAGAACGACCACCTCCATGCCCGCCTTCAGGAGCTGCTGGAGTCCAACCGGCAGACGCGCCTTGAGTTCCAGCAGCAGCTCGGGGAGAGCCCTGGTGATGCCAGCCTCTAGGCTGCACGCGCCCCGccaggccccagccctgcctctctgGGCCAGACCAGCCGAGCACTCACCACCTGGCTTAGACACCTTCTCACGGTCTGGCCTTTGGGTCTCCTGGTGGGTCTGTCACTGGGCCAGCCCCCACTGCCCAGCAACCTTCCTGGGGCCAAGTGGGGACCTGCAACCCCGCCACTTGCCTGCCTGCCCAGCTCCTGAGTCCTCCACTcctcccaggacccagggtccaCATTAAACGGGTCCCCCATACCACTGTGCCCCTCTTCTCTGTGTGCTGGGATGAGGACTCTAGTGGCCACTGGAGGGGAGTGGGGTGGTCAAGGCGTCTGGGCGCATCTGCCAGGGGTGGGGTTTGTGGCCATCTTGGACTGGAGGGTGCAGTGAGGTTGGGGCCTCCTCCCTACTTGGTGTGTCCCTCCCTGGCCAGCAGCTGCTTCCCAGCCTGGCTGACATGCAGTGGTGGCCCAGTGGTCCAGTGGTGCTGGACATGCCCTATGGCCCTGTGGCATGCACTTAGCCTCCCAGGGTACCGGGGCCTTTAACAAGACAGTTGGGACCAAGACAGGCTGCGTGACCTTGGCATTGTCCTGCTCCTGGCCTGAGTCTCCCCAGCCGGCCACTAGCAGGCTGGACTGGTTGCCTGTCTCTAAAGGTCTTCTTAAGAGAGAAGACAGCAGAACTCAGGAGCCAGTGTGGTGTGGGTCCCCTCCTGATGGTCCTGCTAGCGCTGCCTGGCTGGAGGCCTCAGCCCTGCTGAGGAACCAGGAACTCAGAGCCACAGTGCCTGAGGGGCAAGGACCCCCACACCTGCACCTCAGCTCCCACGAGGTCCAGCTAGAGAGGCCAGCATGAGCATCAAGCTCACACCTGGGTCAGATCCTGGCCACTTGCCAGCTCTGTGACCTTTGGCAAGTCACTTGACCTTGCTAGGCCtcggtttcttcatctgcaatTTGGAAGTAGCCACAAGACCCCCTTCTAGGGTGACAGTGAAGTTTATCCTAACCCTGATAACATTATTAAGAGGGAGACAGGCTTAGAGAGGTCAATGCCTTGTGAGTCCCTGGTTTTCAGGGAGCCTGTCATTGGTCTCCCCGTTCTGCCCCGACATGGTCCCCAGAGAGGCTGGGCCCTGGTTAACGGCCTAGCCGGGGTGCCCCCTTCCCCTGGTCACCAGACAGAAGTGCTGGTGGGAACTGCGTCACCAAAATGACCTTCTTTTATTGGATTTTGAGTAAAAACACCAACCACGTCAAAGTTATGCATATACACTCCTAGAAAGCATTAGTAGATAGGGACCCAGAAGGGTCTAGGCTCAGGTTTTGAGGCGAGTTGAGCGCCGGGGAGGGGGTGGAGGGTTGGGGGGTTGAGCTGTCACCTTGCTGGTGGTTTTGGCCACATCCTGGGTTCTGGGCTGGCTGGGTGGGCGGCCGCTACTGCCATGGGAGGTGAACAGTGCAGTCAAAGCATTCCTGGCATTGATGGCGCACCGACGGCTCACGGGccgggaggtggggctggggttcttGGCTGCCTTGTATTTCTGGATACAGAGGATGCCAGAGAAGTCAGGGCTCCCTGCCTACCTGGGGTGCTCCCAGCCAGCAattccttccccagccccaggcaagaCAGCATCACTGCTGTGTGACCCCATATAATACTGTCAGCCTCTCTGGGCCAGGGCTCTGAAGTTAATAGCCTGGCCCTCAGCAGCCCCCAGAACCATAATAGAAAGAGCCCAGCCCCATACCAGCTTGGATTTCCTTCTAGTTGTGGGAGTGTGCCTGGGGCTGAGGCTAAGCATAAGAGAGGTGGCCACTGACCATCCCCATCAGCTTGGTCAGAGGCTGgggccctgggcagggcagggtagGAGGATGTTCAGCTCACCTGCAG is drawn from Urocitellus parryii isolate mUroPar1 chromosome 4, mUroPar1.hap1, whole genome shotgun sequence and contains these coding sequences:
- the Bbln gene encoding bublin coiled-coil protein; the protein is MSGPNGDLGMPVEAGAEGEEDGFEEAEYAAINSMLDQINSCLDHLEEKNDHLHARLQELLESNRQTRLEFQQQLGESPGDASL